From Delphinus delphis chromosome X, mDelDel1.2, whole genome shotgun sequence, a single genomic window includes:
- the BEX4 gene encoding protein BEX4 yields MASKEEQAVKNLNMENTQQEKEGGDQAPLQNGEESRDLGGGRGQKPGGNVRLGRIRRLVPNFRWAIPSRHIDHNEVGDDVEKHVGQMMEIRRKTKKQQMRHHLRYQTPEPDNHYEFCLIP; encoded by the coding sequence ATGGCGTCCAAAGAGGAACAAGCAGTAAAAAATCTCAACATGGAAAATACCCAACAGGAAAAGGAAGGCGGGGACCAGGCCCCTTTGCAGAATGGAGAGGAATCACGCGATTTAGGAGGGGGTAGAGGCCAGAAGCCTGGAGGAAATGTCAGGCTGGGACGGATTAGACGACTTGTCCCTAATTTTCGATGGGCCATACCCAGCAGGCATATTGATCACAATGAAGTGGGGGATGATGTAGAAAAGCACGTAGGGCAGATGATGGAAATCAGGAGAAAGACTAAGAAGCAGCAAATGAGGCATCATTTGCGCTACCAAACTCCTGAACCTGACAATCATTATGAGTTTTGCCTTATACCTTGA